A genome region from Coffea arabica cultivar ET-39 chromosome 7e, Coffea Arabica ET-39 HiFi, whole genome shotgun sequence includes the following:
- the LOC113720805 gene encoding protein FAR1-RELATED SEQUENCE 5-like codes for MEHNHLLASETSVQYIRPHRKVSDAEYAQAKSLKMVGARIYQIMKYFVIKAGLYSNVGFCIKNLYNRMNEEHRKDIFNGDAEEALGFLVAKKDVDDMFFYKYHVNNEGRLVRLFWANSKSRVDFSTFGDVLVFDTTNKTNKYRKPLVVLARVNNHLNSTIFGYALLSDERIKTYEWVLSIFIEAMDGKKPVAVMTDRDSTMRRVIKNLLPNTCHRLCSSHLHRNASSNISYEEFNDRLYNLMAKKCSIQEFEDWWASLVNECGVGENDWMKKLYHRRRLWAEAYLRG; via the coding sequence ATGGAGCACAATCACCTGCTGGCATCAGAGACAAGTGTGCAATACATTAGGCCTCATAGAAAAGTCAGTGATGCTGAATATGCGCAGGCCAAAAGTTTGAAGATGGTTGGGGCTAGAATCTATCAGATAATGAAATATTTTGTTATCAAAGCCGGATTGTACAGTAATGTGGGATTTTGCATTAAGAATCTGTATAACCGAATGAATGAGGAACATAGAAAAGATATTTTTAATGGTGATGCAGAAGAGGCACTTGGATTCTTGGTAGCGAAGAAGGATGTTgatgacatgttcttttatAAATATCATGTAAATAACGAAGGAAGATTGGTAAGGTTGTTTTGGGCAAATTCTAAATCTCGGGTGGACTTTAGTACATTCGGAGATGTGTTGGTGTTTGATacgacaaacaaaacaaataaataccgCAAGCCACTGGTTGTACTTGCAAGAGTAAACAACCATTTGAACAGTACTATTTTTGGATATGCACTGCTATCAGATGAGAGGATTAAAACATACGAATGGGTCCTAAGTATATTTATAGAGGCTATGGATGGTAAAAAGCCAGTAGCAGTGATGACAGATAGGGACAGTACAATGCGAAGAGTCATAAAAAATCTTCTCCCCAATACTTGTCATAGGTTATGTTCGTCGCACTTGCATAGAAATGCATCAAGTAATATTAGTTATGAGGAGTTCAATGACAGGTTGTATAACCTGATGGCAAAAAAGTGTAGCATACAGGAGTTTGAGGATTGGTGGGCTAGCTTAGTTAATGAATGTGGGGTGGGAGAGAATGACTGGATGAAAAAGTTGTACCACAGGAGAAGGTTATGGGCAGAAGCCTATTTGCGCGGGTAA